A single region of the Plantactinospora soyae genome encodes:
- a CDS encoding ankyrin repeat domain-containing protein, which produces MQLRHRKRLPKRLAAALLREDARAVTALLRAGADPNAATSDGTTPLYTASVQGRAPIVRLLLGAGAAPDTESGHGAEGTPLTGAAAWGHTDVVRELLCHGAEPNLREDHGAGLSPLDWALRAGHRQTADVLLAAGGTTTTAHGDAPDTPAPDEPTRAPDEPT; this is translated from the coding sequence GTGCAGCTTCGACACCGCAAGAGACTTCCGAAGCGACTGGCGGCGGCGCTGCTCCGGGAGGACGCCCGCGCCGTGACCGCGTTACTGCGGGCCGGAGCGGACCCGAACGCGGCGACCTCCGACGGCACGACCCCGCTGTACACGGCCTCGGTGCAGGGCAGGGCCCCGATCGTGCGACTGCTGCTGGGCGCGGGCGCGGCACCGGACACCGAGAGTGGGCACGGCGCGGAGGGCACGCCGTTGACCGGCGCGGCGGCCTGGGGACACACCGACGTCGTACGCGAACTGCTCTGTCACGGCGCCGAACCGAACCTGCGGGAGGACCACGGCGCCGGCCTGTCCCCACTGGACTGGGCGCTGCGCGCCGGTCACCGGCAGACCGCCGACGTCCTGCTGGCGGCCGGCGGCACGACGACCACCGCGCACGGGGACGCGCCCGACACACCGGCCCCGGACGAGCCGACCCGGGCTCCGGACGAGCCGACCTGA
- a CDS encoding PfkB family carbohydrate kinase, with the protein MAVPQPGAERTSVGGDASGVPEIVGFGALNVDYIASASRLSQRRAERITESVARFEWNREGPVDEEVINEAIQHLGVASLGYSLGGSAWLTIFALAQMGVSLRLGYVGVVGRVEAPGLSFLSQMEELRIDHRWVSERPDRLSGLCLSYIDDTDRVMLTHPGANFEMCGYIRDNIDELAAYLAGARYVHVTSFLDDATPVQVLEVLTMAKRLNPKLCLSFDPGFDWAEHPSAAIEGILRLTDLLFVNYREFKALGRYVYGEPDDLIARKTLDRCSPGCTAFVTKRYDFIEVFRAVSAGVLTSRFQLHRPVRETELEDATGAGDVFAAGVLSALASRRLQIELGAFVGLSLARHKMSHRTSSADQPRPPDLSKGFLQKTERLGGSGPGPPGVFIAHDEHPQWRVVRRFIEQNCGLPTYELKSSDVDEHNLADLMRRTLARCSFAVCLLNAKDTAPGGRTPADQNIVHQAGIFQGHYGFGRVAILAEEGCDTFSNIAGLIRMDFPPGRITSTFLELERMLRREGLIRRWGDRRDGFSNSH; encoded by the coding sequence ATGGCGGTGCCGCAACCGGGGGCGGAGCGGACGAGCGTCGGCGGCGACGCTTCCGGCGTACCCGAAATCGTGGGTTTCGGCGCGCTGAACGTCGACTACATCGCGAGTGCGTCGCGGCTCTCCCAACGCAGGGCGGAGCGGATTACCGAATCCGTGGCGCGGTTCGAGTGGAATCGCGAGGGACCGGTCGACGAAGAGGTCATCAACGAGGCGATCCAGCATCTCGGGGTCGCTTCCCTCGGCTACTCGCTTGGTGGATCGGCCTGGCTCACGATCTTCGCCCTGGCCCAGATGGGAGTGAGTCTCCGGCTCGGCTACGTGGGCGTGGTCGGCCGGGTGGAGGCGCCCGGCCTCTCCTTCCTCAGCCAGATGGAGGAGTTGCGGATCGATCATCGCTGGGTCAGCGAACGGCCGGACCGGCTCAGCGGGCTGTGCCTGTCCTATATCGACGACACCGACCGGGTCATGCTCACCCACCCCGGCGCGAATTTCGAGATGTGCGGTTACATCCGGGACAACATCGACGAGTTGGCCGCCTACCTGGCCGGGGCCCGCTACGTCCATGTCACCTCGTTTCTGGACGATGCGACGCCGGTGCAGGTACTTGAGGTGCTGACCATGGCGAAACGACTGAATCCGAAACTCTGCCTCAGTTTCGACCCCGGATTCGACTGGGCGGAACATCCCAGCGCGGCGATCGAGGGAATTCTCCGCCTCACCGATCTGCTCTTCGTGAACTACCGCGAATTCAAGGCGCTCGGCCGGTACGTGTACGGCGAGCCGGACGATCTGATCGCCCGGAAGACACTGGACCGGTGCAGTCCGGGATGCACCGCCTTCGTGACGAAGCGCTACGACTTCATCGAGGTGTTCCGGGCCGTGTCCGCGGGAGTGCTCACGTCGCGGTTCCAGTTGCACCGGCCGGTGCGGGAGACCGAGTTGGAGGACGCCACGGGCGCCGGCGACGTCTTCGCGGCGGGTGTGCTCTCCGCCCTGGCGTCCCGGCGCCTCCAGATCGAACTCGGCGCGTTCGTCGGACTCAGCCTGGCCCGGCACAAGATGTCGCACCGGACCTCGTCGGCCGACCAGCCGAGGCCGCCCGATCTCAGCAAGGGCTTCCTCCAGAAGACCGAGCGGCTGGGCGGTTCCGGTCCCGGGCCCCCCGGGGTGTTCATCGCGCACGACGAGCATCCGCAGTGGAGAGTCGTACGTCGCTTCATCGAGCAGAACTGCGGACTGCCGACGTACGAGTTGAAATCCTCGGACGTCGACGAGCACAACCTCGCGGATCTCATGCGCCGGACCCTGGCCCGGTGCAGCTTCGCGGTCTGTCTACTCAATGCGAAGGACACCGCTCCCGGTGGCCGGACGCCGGCCGATCAGAACATCGTTCACCAGGCCGGTATCTTCCAGGGTCACTACGGCTTCGGGCGAGTCGCGATACTGGCCGAAGAGGGCTGCGATACGTTCTCGAACATCGCGGGCCTGATCCGGATGGACTTTCCTCCCGGCCGGATCACCAGCACGTTCCTCGAACTGGAACGGATGTTGCGGCGCGAAGGCCTGATTCGGCGATGGGGTGACAGACGTGACGGATTTTCCAATTCGCATTGA
- a CDS encoding PfkB family carbohydrate kinase, with product MTDFPIRIDNRADLAGFALDVVGVGALNLDYLVSAPPSTPDSSPRPLTDRLSRLVERTGPPVEPGTERAVDAQTIHAAIEAAGFARPETSLGGTSFSLGGSAFNAIFAIAQTQVGLRLGYVGVAGRVPVIGLSTVAQLEALGIDHRFVFQDNEHLCGICLSLAEDGDRTLLTHAGANEYLADHLDREFDRVVGYLAGARVVHVTSFLDDRTPGRLLRVLRAVKEVASGTAICFDPGHVWSAAASDEIEAMLGLSDYLLVNYREFRELGRHVPGESDETVAARLVARTAGGTGVVVVKLPTGIWSYHQETGKLVSDFYAQVQVAPADIRDATGAGDVFAAGLLAVLTSDRLQVELGSLLGMRLARHKLRHVGSAGHAQFAEVTRDFIRSLASERRPGGLPNGVFIAHGAHPEWLAVQRFIEERFELPVYSFESGSWGGRQVTEALADYLERCGFAICVLTAEDFTGDGRRLARQNVVHEVGLFQGRHGFDRVMVLAEEGCDFVPQAAEPYTISFPRNGISRTFYQLDEMIRAQGFGVVES from the coding sequence GTGACGGATTTTCCAATTCGCATTGACAACCGTGCCGACCTGGCGGGTTTCGCCCTTGATGTCGTCGGTGTCGGGGCGTTGAACCTCGACTATCTCGTCAGCGCCCCGCCGTCGACGCCCGACTCGTCCCCCCGGCCGCTGACCGACCGCCTCTCCCGACTTGTCGAACGGACCGGACCACCGGTGGAGCCGGGTACGGAACGGGCGGTGGACGCCCAGACGATCCACGCCGCGATCGAGGCCGCCGGCTTCGCCCGGCCGGAGACCTCGCTCGGCGGTACGTCGTTCAGCCTCGGCGGATCGGCGTTCAACGCGATCTTCGCGATCGCCCAGACCCAGGTCGGCCTCAGGCTCGGCTACGTCGGGGTGGCCGGACGGGTGCCGGTGATCGGCCTGTCCACCGTCGCCCAACTCGAAGCCCTCGGGATCGACCACCGGTTCGTCTTCCAGGACAACGAGCACCTCTGCGGGATCTGCCTGTCACTGGCCGAGGACGGTGACCGGACCCTGCTCACCCATGCCGGCGCCAACGAATACCTGGCCGACCACCTGGACCGGGAGTTCGACCGGGTGGTGGGGTACCTGGCCGGGGCCCGGGTGGTGCACGTGACCTCGTTTCTGGACGACCGGACACCAGGCCGGCTGCTCAGGGTGCTGCGGGCGGTCAAGGAGGTCGCCAGCGGCACCGCGATCTGCTTCGACCCGGGCCACGTCTGGAGCGCGGCGGCCAGCGACGAGATCGAGGCGATGCTCGGACTGAGCGACTACCTGCTGGTCAACTACCGCGAATTCCGGGAACTCGGCCGGCACGTCCCGGGTGAGTCCGACGAGACCGTGGCGGCCCGGCTGGTGGCCCGGACCGCTGGCGGAACCGGTGTGGTGGTGGTCAAGCTGCCCACCGGCATCTGGTCCTACCACCAGGAGACCGGCAAACTGGTCAGCGACTTCTACGCCCAGGTGCAGGTCGCGCCGGCGGACATCAGGGACGCCACCGGAGCCGGCGACGTCTTCGCGGCGGGCCTGCTCGCCGTACTGACCAGCGACAGGTTGCAGGTCGAACTGGGTTCACTGCTCGGTATGCGGCTGGCCCGGCACAAGCTGCGGCACGTGGGCAGCGCGGGCCACGCCCAGTTCGCCGAGGTCACCCGCGATTTCATCCGCTCGCTGGCCAGCGAGCGGCGCCCGGGCGGGCTGCCCAACGGCGTTTTCATCGCCCACGGCGCCCATCCGGAGTGGCTCGCTGTCCAGCGCTTCATCGAGGAGCGGTTCGAGCTTCCGGTGTACTCGTTCGAGAGCGGGTCGTGGGGCGGGCGCCAGGTGACCGAGGCCCTCGCCGACTACCTCGAACGGTGCGGGTTCGCGATCTGCGTACTCACCGCGGAGGACTTCACCGGCGACGGTCGGCGGTTGGCCCGGCAGAACGTGGTCCACGAGGTCGGACTCTTCCAGGGGCGGCACGGCTTCGACCGGGTGATGGTGCTGGCCGAGGAGGGCTGCGACTTCGTCCCTCAGGCCGCCGAGCCGTACACGATCTCGTTTCCCCGCAACGGCATCAGCCGTACCTTCTACCAACTCGACGAGATGATCCGGGCGCAGGGTTTCGGCGTCGTCGAGTCCTGA
- a CDS encoding aconitate hydratase yields the protein MKEYDVASLDTFGAKSQLRVADASYEIFKISTVAGHERLPYSLKILLENLLRTEDGANITAEHIRQLGDWDPAADPSVEIQFTPARVLMQDFTGVPCVVDLATMREAVRDLGGDPTKVNPLAPAELVIDHSVIADLFGRQDAFVRNVELEYGRNKERYQFLRWGQTAFNEFKVVPPGTGIVHQVNIEYLARTIMERNGQAYPDTVVGTDSHTTMVNGLGVLGWGVGGIEAEAAMLGQPVSMLIPRVVGFKLHGEAPAGTTATDLVLTITEMLRKHGVVGKFVEFYGPGVSAVPLANRATIGNMSPEYGSTVAIFPIDAETIRYLRLTGRAEQQVALVEAYAKEQGMWHDPAAEPDYSERLELDLSTIEPSLAGPKRPQDRVPLGNAKTLFRGALIDYVGDGGDGAHGPADEASEESFPASDPPANGVSDPADAPRDLVSAATGAKGRASNPVRVTSEDGVEYELDHGAVVIAAITSCTNTSNPQVMIGAALLARNAVDRGLSRKPWVKTTLAPGSKVVMDYYERAGLTPYLEKLGFHLVGYGCTTCIGNSGPLPEEVSGAVNSHDLSVVSVLSGNRNFEGRINPDVKMNYLASPPLVVAYALAGTMDIDLANEPIDVGADGQPVYLRDIWPDAAEIDEVIAHALRSEMFTKDYADVFAGDEQWRALQTPEGDTFAWAGDSTYVRKPPYFEGMDREPTPVVDISGARVLAKLGNSVTTDHISPAGSIKADSPAGKYLADHGVPRHEFNSYGSRRGNHEVMIRGTFANIRLRNQLRLPGNGQAEGAVLPEGGFTVNHLTGEQTSIYDASTAYQEAGIPLVILAGAEYGSGSSRDWAAKGTMLLGVRAVIAQSYERIHRSNLIGMGVLPLQYPADTDAESLGLTGTETFSISGVTALNEGQIPRTVCVTTDTGVEFDAVLRIDTPGEADYYRHGGILRYVLRKMLAS from the coding sequence GTGAAGGAGTACGACGTGGCGAGCCTCGACACCTTCGGTGCGAAGAGCCAGCTACGCGTCGCAGACGCGAGCTACGAGATTTTCAAGATCAGCACGGTGGCCGGGCACGAACGCCTGCCGTACAGCCTGAAGATCCTGCTGGAGAACCTGCTCCGCACCGAGGACGGCGCGAACATCACCGCCGAACACATCCGGCAGTTGGGCGACTGGGACCCGGCCGCTGATCCGAGCGTGGAGATCCAGTTCACCCCGGCCCGGGTGCTGATGCAGGACTTCACCGGCGTGCCCTGCGTGGTCGACCTGGCCACCATGCGCGAAGCGGTCCGCGACCTCGGTGGCGACCCCACCAAGGTCAACCCGCTGGCCCCGGCCGAGCTGGTCATCGACCACTCGGTCATCGCCGACCTGTTCGGCCGGCAGGACGCCTTCGTCCGCAACGTCGAACTGGAGTACGGCCGCAACAAGGAGCGCTACCAGTTCCTGCGCTGGGGCCAGACCGCGTTCAACGAGTTCAAGGTCGTCCCGCCCGGCACCGGGATCGTGCACCAGGTCAACATCGAGTACCTGGCCCGGACGATCATGGAGCGGAACGGTCAGGCGTACCCGGACACCGTGGTCGGCACCGACTCGCACACCACCATGGTCAACGGCCTGGGTGTGCTCGGCTGGGGCGTCGGCGGCATCGAGGCCGAGGCGGCGATGCTCGGCCAGCCGGTCAGCATGCTCATCCCCCGGGTGGTCGGCTTCAAGCTGCACGGCGAGGCGCCGGCCGGCACCACCGCCACCGACCTGGTGCTGACCATCACCGAGATGCTCCGCAAGCACGGCGTGGTCGGCAAGTTCGTCGAGTTCTACGGCCCCGGCGTGAGCGCCGTGCCGCTGGCCAACCGGGCCACCATCGGCAACATGTCCCCCGAGTACGGCTCCACCGTCGCGATCTTCCCGATCGACGCCGAGACGATCCGCTACCTGAGGCTGACCGGACGCGCCGAGCAGCAGGTAGCGCTCGTCGAGGCGTACGCCAAGGAACAGGGCATGTGGCACGACCCGGCCGCCGAGCCCGACTACAGCGAGCGGCTCGAACTCGATCTTTCGACCATCGAACCGTCGCTGGCCGGCCCGAAGCGCCCGCAGGACCGGGTGCCGCTGGGCAACGCCAAGACGCTGTTCCGGGGCGCTCTGATCGACTACGTCGGGGACGGCGGCGACGGTGCGCACGGCCCGGCCGACGAGGCGAGCGAGGAGTCCTTCCCGGCCAGCGACCCGCCGGCCAACGGGGTCAGCGACCCGGCCGACGCGCCGCGCGATCTGGTCTCGGCGGCCACCGGGGCGAAGGGTCGGGCCAGCAACCCGGTCCGGGTCACCAGCGAGGACGGCGTCGAGTACGAGCTGGACCACGGTGCGGTGGTGATCGCCGCCATCACCTCCTGCACCAACACCTCCAACCCGCAGGTGATGATCGGCGCGGCGCTGCTGGCCCGGAACGCCGTCGACCGGGGGCTGTCCCGCAAGCCGTGGGTGAAGACCACCCTGGCCCCGGGCTCCAAGGTCGTAATGGACTACTACGAGCGCGCCGGCCTCACCCCGTACCTGGAGAAGCTCGGCTTCCACCTGGTCGGCTACGGCTGCACCACCTGCATCGGCAACTCCGGTCCCCTTCCCGAGGAGGTTTCCGGCGCCGTCAACTCGCACGACCTGTCGGTGGTCTCGGTGCTGTCGGGCAACCGCAACTTCGAGGGCCGGATCAACCCGGACGTCAAGATGAACTACCTGGCGTCCCCGCCGCTGGTGGTGGCGTACGCGCTGGCCGGCACCATGGACATCGACCTGGCCAACGAGCCGATCGACGTCGGCGCCGACGGACAACCGGTCTACCTCCGGGACATCTGGCCGGACGCCGCCGAGATCGACGAGGTCATCGCGCACGCGCTGCGCAGCGAGATGTTCACCAAGGACTACGCCGACGTCTTCGCCGGGGACGAGCAGTGGCGGGCACTGCAGACCCCGGAGGGCGACACCTTCGCCTGGGCCGGCGACTCGACGTACGTCCGGAAGCCCCCGTACTTCGAGGGAATGGACCGGGAGCCGACGCCGGTCGTGGACATCTCCGGCGCCCGGGTGCTGGCCAAGCTCGGGAACTCGGTGACCACCGACCACATCTCCCCGGCCGGCTCGATCAAGGCCGACTCGCCGGCCGGAAAGTACCTGGCGGACCACGGTGTACCCCGGCACGAGTTCAACTCGTACGGCTCGCGGCGCGGCAACCACGAGGTGATGATCCGGGGCACCTTCGCCAACATCCGGCTGCGGAATCAACTGCGGTTGCCCGGAAACGGGCAGGCCGAGGGTGCTGTGCTTCCCGAGGGCGGGTTCACGGTCAACCACCTGACCGGCGAGCAGACCTCGATCTACGATGCCTCGACGGCGTACCAGGAGGCGGGGATTCCGCTGGTGATCCTGGCCGGTGCGGAGTACGGCTCCGGATCGTCGCGGGACTGGGCGGCCAAGGGCACCATGCTGCTCGGCGTACGGGCGGTCATCGCCCAGTCGTACGAGCGGATCCACCGGTCGAACCTGATCGGCATGGGCGTGCTTCCGCTCCAGTACCCGGCTGACACCGATGCGGAGTCGTTGGGGCTGACCGGCACCGAGACGTTCTCGATCAGCGGGGTGACCGCGCTCAACGAGGGACAGATCCCGCGTACCGTCTGCGTCACCACGGACACCGGGGTCGAGTTCGACGCGGTGCTCCGGATCGACACTCCCGGTGAGGCCGACTACTACCGGCACGGCGGCATCCTGCGGTACGTACTCCGCAAGATGCTCGCGAGCTGA
- a CDS encoding nucleoside-diphosphate kinase, with product MATPSAPEIPAFLSKLPRKRSLYAADTYFREGFEDLAAIGDGRVEQFCHDHALLLLKPDAVVARRLGAVLHWVLAYGFTIVWAATVTIDRHGIRALWQYGLNAASRDRRDAADLYVTACECLLLLLALPDRTEPASLVLSTAKGPADPVRCRPGQLRYDVGSFNYQLNLVHAADEPADLLRELAVLCNHETRAAVYRRSLDRGPGPASDGRSEAFALVDQLEAVTPEVDLELDQTLRELAAAADSRRYGESAAAARELSALIGRVRGRGSRDWRAVVRLAESSGVPVSRWQRIVLATHLLDPYLPGTTSLLPDSSNA from the coding sequence ATGGCCACCCCCAGCGCCCCGGAGATACCCGCGTTCCTGTCGAAGCTCCCCCGTAAGCGGTCCCTGTACGCGGCGGACACCTACTTCCGGGAGGGCTTCGAGGACCTTGCCGCGATCGGCGACGGCCGGGTCGAACAGTTCTGCCACGACCATGCGCTGCTGCTGCTGAAGCCGGACGCGGTGGTCGCCCGCCGGCTCGGCGCGGTGCTGCACTGGGTGCTGGCGTACGGGTTCACCATCGTCTGGGCGGCGACGGTGACCATCGACCGGCACGGCATCCGGGCACTGTGGCAGTACGGCCTGAACGCGGCCAGCCGGGACCGGCGGGATGCCGCCGACCTGTACGTCACGGCGTGCGAGTGCCTGCTGCTGCTCCTCGCCCTGCCCGACCGCACCGAGCCGGCGTCGCTGGTGCTCAGCACGGCCAAGGGGCCGGCCGACCCGGTCCGGTGCCGACCCGGACAGCTCCGCTACGACGTCGGCAGCTTCAACTATCAACTCAACCTGGTCCACGCCGCCGACGAGCCGGCCGACCTGCTGCGGGAACTGGCCGTGCTCTGCAACCACGAGACCCGGGCGGCCGTCTACCGGCGGAGCCTGGACCGCGGGCCGGGTCCGGCGTCGGACGGTCGATCGGAGGCGTTCGCCCTGGTCGACCAGTTGGAGGCGGTCACTCCCGAGGTCGACCTCGAACTGGACCAGACCCTGCGGGAGCTGGCGGCGGCGGCCGACTCCCGCCGGTACGGCGAATCGGCTGCGGCGGCCCGGGAGCTGTCGGCACTGATCGGCCGGGTACGGGGCCGGGGCTCGCGGGACTGGCGTGCGGTCGTACGGCTGGCCGAGTCCAGCGGTGTGCCGGTCAGCCGTTGGCAGCGGATCGTGCTCGCCACCCACCTGCTCGACCCGTACCTGCCCGGCACGACGAGCCTGCTCCCGGACTCGTCCAACGCCTAG
- a CDS encoding pectate lyase family protein, whose product MTGSFPVRHGTRRRPLVGTLSGALVVALTAVLATGSGPAQATNPFTDTVSGDNSTGWSPSGGSSAVAAGQPDGFASVNALGQNGTTGGVGGPTVTATNADDFLEYIDTVGPMVIRVQGTIQISSKQGVRPNKTIIGVGSNATINGGGLDFYRSYNVIVQNINFTNAEDDAVNVGQESHHIWIDHNRFTGAVDGSVDIVRGSDYVTVSWNHFDHADKSMLISHSDGAASTDVGHLKVSIHHNFFDNSRQRHPRIRFGEPVHVYNNYFLNNELYGVASTENAGVLVEGNYFENVPFPLISASGYADSGPGRAVQRNNIFVNSGVPETAGSVVEPRTYYAYQLDSAAGVPAAVRAGAGIGRIAG is encoded by the coding sequence ATGACCGGATCCTTCCCCGTACGCCACGGCACGCGTCGACGGCCACTCGTCGGCACGCTCTCCGGGGCGCTGGTGGTGGCGCTGACCGCCGTACTGGCCACCGGCAGCGGGCCGGCACAGGCGACGAACCCGTTCACCGACACCGTCTCCGGTGACAACTCCACCGGATGGAGCCCCTCCGGCGGATCCTCGGCAGTGGCGGCCGGCCAGCCGGACGGGTTCGCCAGCGTCAACGCGCTCGGCCAGAACGGCACCACCGGCGGTGTCGGCGGACCGACGGTCACTGCCACCAACGCGGACGACTTCCTGGAGTACATCGACACCGTCGGTCCAATGGTGATCCGGGTACAGGGGACCATCCAGATCAGCAGCAAGCAGGGCGTACGCCCGAACAAGACGATCATCGGCGTGGGGTCCAACGCGACGATCAACGGTGGCGGGCTGGACTTCTACCGGTCGTACAACGTGATCGTGCAGAACATCAACTTCACCAACGCCGAGGACGACGCGGTCAACGTCGGCCAGGAGTCCCACCACATCTGGATCGACCACAACCGGTTCACCGGCGCGGTGGACGGCTCGGTCGACATCGTCCGGGGCTCCGACTACGTGACGGTGTCCTGGAACCACTTCGACCACGCCGACAAGAGCATGCTGATCAGCCACTCCGACGGAGCCGCGTCCACCGACGTCGGGCACCTGAAGGTCAGCATCCACCACAACTTCTTCGACAACAGCCGGCAGCGGCATCCCCGGATCCGGTTCGGCGAACCGGTGCACGTCTACAACAACTACTTCCTGAACAACGAGCTGTACGGGGTGGCCTCGACGGAGAACGCCGGGGTGCTGGTCGAGGGGAACTATTTCGAGAACGTCCCGTTCCCGCTCATCTCCGCCAGTGGCTACGCCGACAGCGGGCCCGGCCGGGCGGTGCAGCGCAACAACATCTTCGTCAACTCCGGCGTACCGGAGACGGCCGGCTCGGTGGTCGAACCGCGCACGTACTACGCGTACCAGCTCGACTCCGCGGCCGGTGTGCCGGCCGCGGTCCGGGCCGGGGCCGGGATCGGGAGGATCGCCGGCTGA
- a CDS encoding pectate lyase family protein, with product MTAPSSRAGTAVPGSSRGRAAPRWRRPAAVALAAAVAAALIYGTGPAQAATLFTDTFEDGNHNGWSSSGGSWSVTADGSQVLRQASTGADARVRTGQASWTDYTVTARVKPAGWGGAARSTGVAARAQGSGNYYYLGVRNDNLAVLGKVAGGVDTTLASAALTVGTGTWYALRLQVSGTSLTGQVDNGTVLRASDGQFGTGQVGLFGRYAAAHFDDVAVETAPGGPSPTTPPPSPTTPAPTTTPPGPTPSTPGPTGQPVPAGTADGFASVNGLGQNGTTGGAGGPVVTVNSTAAFLDYIARPGPYVIQVAGTITLPTGTSDGMHNVTSDKTIVGVGANATLSGGGLNIGLPVDDATTSPPANAVHNVIIRNLHLTGATDDLLNVQMFSHHIWIDHNEFSNGDDGAVDIKRGSDFVTVSWNNFHDHDKTLLLSHDEDAGAQDIGRLRVTYHHNYFNASDQRHPRVRFSALAHVYNNYYFENSYGVASTYDAAVLVENNYFFSVNNPGRVEFSGDLGRIVERGNILVDCNHPIETRGTVPEPSGFYSYRLDNAADLPTIVPAGAGVGKLG from the coding sequence GTGACCGCACCGAGCAGCAGAGCCGGGACGGCCGTCCCGGGCAGTTCGCGCGGACGGGCCGCACCTCGATGGCGCCGGCCCGCCGCCGTGGCCCTGGCCGCCGCGGTGGCCGCCGCGTTGATCTACGGCACCGGTCCCGCTCAGGCCGCCACCCTGTTCACCGACACGTTCGAAGACGGCAACCACAACGGCTGGAGCAGCTCCGGCGGATCGTGGAGCGTGACCGCCGACGGCAGCCAGGTGCTGCGCCAGGCCAGCACCGGCGCCGACGCCCGGGTCCGCACCGGCCAGGCGAGCTGGACCGACTACACGGTCACCGCCCGGGTCAAGCCGGCCGGCTGGGGCGGTGCCGCCCGGTCCACCGGCGTCGCCGCCCGGGCCCAGGGCAGCGGCAACTACTACTACCTCGGGGTACGCAACGACAACCTGGCCGTGCTCGGCAAGGTCGCCGGCGGCGTCGACACCACCCTGGCCAGCGCCGCCCTGACCGTCGGCACCGGCACCTGGTACGCGCTCCGGTTGCAGGTCTCCGGCACCAGCCTGACCGGCCAGGTCGACAACGGCACCGTGCTCAGGGCCAGCGACGGTCAGTTCGGCACCGGACAGGTCGGCCTGTTCGGCCGGTACGCGGCGGCGCACTTCGACGACGTCGCCGTCGAAACCGCTCCCGGCGGCCCCAGCCCGACCACCCCACCGCCGAGCCCGACCACGCCGGCACCGACCACCACGCCGCCCGGCCCGACGCCGAGCACCCCCGGCCCCACCGGCCAGCCCGTACCGGCCGGCACCGCCGACGGCTTCGCCAGCGTCAACGGGCTCGGCCAGAACGGCACCACCGGCGGTGCCGGCGGACCGGTGGTGACGGTGAACAGCACGGCGGCCTTCCTCGACTACATCGCCCGACCCGGCCCGTACGTCATCCAGGTCGCCGGCACCATCACGCTGCCGACCGGCACCAGCGACGGCATGCACAACGTGACCTCGGACAAGACGATCGTGGGCGTCGGTGCCAACGCGACCCTCTCCGGGGGCGGCCTCAACATCGGCCTGCCGGTCGACGACGCCACCACCTCGCCCCCGGCGAACGCCGTACACAACGTGATCATCCGGAACCTGCACCTCACCGGGGCGACGGACGACCTGCTCAACGTCCAGATGTTCTCCCATCACATCTGGATCGACCACAACGAGTTCTCCAATGGGGACGACGGCGCCGTCGACATCAAGCGCGGCTCCGACTTCGTCACGGTCTCCTGGAACAACTTCCACGACCACGACAAGACGCTGCTGCTCTCGCACGACGAGGACGCCGGCGCGCAGGACATCGGCCGGTTGCGGGTGACGTACCACCACAACTACTTCAACGCCTCGGACCAGCGGCATCCCCGGGTACGGTTCTCCGCCCTCGCGCACGTCTACAACAACTACTACTTCGAGAACAGCTACGGGGTGGCCTCCACGTACGACGCCGCGGTGCTGGTCGAGAACAACTACTTCTTCAGCGTGAACAACCCGGGTCGGGTCGAGTTCAGCGGTGACCTGGGCCGGATCGTCGAGCGGGGCAACATCCTCGTCGACTGCAACCACCCGATCGAAACCCGAGGCACGGTGCCCGAACCGAGCGGCTTCTACAGCTACCGGTTGGACAACGCGGCCGACCTCCCGACCATCGTCCCGGCCGGTGCCGGGGTGGGAAAGCTGGGCTGA
- a CDS encoding DUF2630 family protein, whose translation MDDSTILSRITELVDEEHRLRGHAQQVEGSTDEERTRLRELEESLDQCWDLLRRRRAAREAGGDPDTTGNRSVNEVEKYLQ comes from the coding sequence ATGGACGACAGCACGATTCTGAGCCGGATCACCGAACTCGTGGACGAGGAGCACCGGCTGCGCGGTCACGCCCAGCAGGTCGAAGGCTCCACCGACGAGGAACGGACCCGGCTACGGGAGCTTGAGGAGTCCCTCGACCAGTGCTGGGACCTGCTCCGCCGCCGCCGGGCCGCCCGTGAGGCCGGCGGAGATCCGGACACCACCGGCAACCGCAGCGTGAACGAGGTCGAGAAGTACCTCCAGTGA